The following proteins come from a genomic window of Lolium rigidum isolate FL_2022 chromosome 5, APGP_CSIRO_Lrig_0.1, whole genome shotgun sequence:
- the LOC124657373 gene encoding protein MEI2-like 6, whose translation MAASSTSRLNPAAPSFVSSSSPPPFGLPMGCLLPPPPPPPCSLVGGIAPMGPSVFPTLPWLHVPPPAPVFCSPPVCAVPVCPSTVPAYCTPPPQPPLPARRCTIKEIADDGSDESPKAEMEGEPSPRSVLTAWKPEAAASKRQKPAKVVHPGPKLRAAVPQLPHLPRGVVGSKPAFNPRSGKTSLMICNIPNSFSKRRLMEILDQHCAVENDKLAQRRSRPVLRSEYDFLYLPVDFRTRFNKGYAFVNMTTAPAARRLHAFLHGHSWAAVGSGKVCEVVHAKIQGVDAFAAHFSGSMFPCGDDRKEFLPVRFGPPRDGTRPTAERIIGTAVRPHNLR comes from the exons ATGGCTGCCTCCTCCACCTCGCGCCTGAACCCTGCTGCCCCTTCATTCGTCTCCTCCTCTTCCCCGCCTCCTTTCGGCCTGCCCATGGGCTGCCTCctcccaccgccaccgccgccgccgtgctctcTCGTCGGCGGGATCGCTCCGATGGGCCCTTCCGTGTTCCCGACCTTGCCATGGCTGCACGTCCCCCCTCCGGCGCCGGTGTTCTGCAGCCCACCCGTATGCGCGGTACCTGTGTGTCCCAGCACGGTGCCGGCCTACTGCACACCTCCGCCGCAGCCACCGCTACCGGCGAGACGCTGCACCATCAAGGAGATTgccgacgacggcagcgacgagtCGCCCAAGGCGGAGATGGAAGGCGAACCATCCCCTCGGTCAGTCCTCACCGCTTGGAAGCCCGAGGCTGCCGCGTCGAAGCGCCAGAAGCCGGCGAAGGTGGTGCATCCGGGGCCGAAGCTGAGGGCGGCGGTTCCGCAGCTCCCACACCTGCCTCGCGGGGTCGTGGGCAGCAAACCGGCCTTCAACCCACGGAGCGGCAAGACTTCTCTCATGATCTGCAACATCCCCAACAGCTTCTC GAAGCGCAGATTGATGGAGATCCTCGACCAGCATTGCGCCGTGGAGAACGATAAGCTGGCCCAGCGCCGAAGCCGCCCCGTCTTGAGGTCGGAGTACGACTTCCTCTACCTCCCAGTCGACTTCAG GACAAGGTTCAACAAAGGCTACGCCTTCGTCAACAtgacgacggcgccggcggcgcgccggctgcACGCGTTCCTCCACGGCCACAGCTGGGCCGCCGTCGGCTCCGGGAAGGTGTGCGAGGTGGTGCACGCCAAGATCCAG GGTGTGGACGCGTTCGCGGCGCACTTCTCCGGCTCCATGTTCCCCTGCGGCGATGACAGGAAGGAGTTCCTGCCGGTGCGCTTCGGCCCGCCGCGGGACGGCACGCGGCCTACTGCGGAGCGCATTATCGGCACTGCAGTTCGTCCGCACAACCTGCGCTGA